The sequence AGCCTGTTTtaactaaaatattatttcacttCTTGTTTCTCCTTTGGGCAGAAATAGGACATTACTAACCAGTTCCTTCATCTTCACAAACTTACGTGTCAGAGGAAAGGAATCATTTAAATGGCTTTGGAAGACATTGCAGCTTCAAGTAGAGCCACTCCAGAGCGAGGATTAGAGCAGCAGAGAGGTTCTGAAAGTGAGCGTGCTTTCAGTGCATCTTCGGGACAGCAAGCATGTTCAAAAGATGATGGATGCTCTAGGAGCTACCCTCAGAACTGCGTGTGAAACAAGGAAGCTGTGTATCCACCCACAGTCAGGATATTTCTCTCCTACAAAAAAGGCTACGGGTCATTGTCAGTCTTTCCAGCCCTGCCCATTATTTCCCGAGGGACACACCACCCTTCCTCCAAGCATCAGCCAGCGCCCCACCATGTAAATTGCCCTTTCCAGTTTCTGCTAGGTGtgccccctgccagctcctcagATCACATCCACCGCGTCGGGATCCACAGCCTCGAGCCTAGCACTTCATCAAGAGCCACTCGGCTCTTCTCTCATTAGCGTCCAGGTAGTGAAAGGAGATCAGCTTCTCTCCAGAGTAAATGCCTGCTCCGCACACAAGCGTACCAGGATTCTCACCAGGACGGCTGCCCCGGCCACCATactgccaggcagcagctgccacacTGCAGGCTATCTGCAGGTTTGATGTGGTTTCACACAGCTATCAGTGCACACATTGTGGTTTCAGACAGTCTGCGAGAGGAGGCCAGgagaaatgctgtatttatcTCCATTTTCAGGGAAACCCTGAGATGCTTTAGGTGAGGGAACCTACTGCGGACTGGAAGAGCCATGAGGCTAAATACCTACGCTCTTTTCTATAGCGTCTTGGGATATTTTTCAGGAATACAAATCACCTGCACCTCACTTCTAGATCCCAAATCAACACTACCACCTTCCACTAGAAATGACAgaagctcctgcctgcctgttaAGTTGCCAGTCCCTCACCTGATAGGAacttgctttcctggaaattGCTCCACAGCCACAAACTTGCTTACACTTGTGAGAACTGATGTAACCACTGCCTGGGCTAATGGGACTGTCCCCTTTTAATTTTCTAGATTTGCATAACTCTGGAAATCTATACTATATATCTATAAAGCTTTAAAGCTTTATGCTGTTTCACACAATTCTTGGTCCTAACTCTTATCTTTTGGCAGTCACTGTCTTAACCGTTGAAACCAACAGTGAATGTATTAGTTATGACAAATAGCAGGCTTTTAAATACCCATGGATTTCTTAGCAAACAGAAACTATGACCAAGTGACCAGAATACACATTCCAAAAATAATAGACAAATGTAAACATGTCTCACAAAACTACTGCTGACCTCAAGTGGTGTTAAACTCATACAATTTTTCTCAACTCCTTTGGGTCATCCAAGTGTACCAACAGCCCTGTGCAGGCAAGCCCCCAAAACTGACTCTCTTTAATTTTATActtgtatttcttcctctgttaaTTCCTTTATAAAGGATTTTTGCTGGAAAAGGAAACCAGTTTCCTACCTGTTTTCAacaactgttttttcttgtcctgctgctgttaaaaaaaaaaaaggttgtccTTTTGCAAAACAGGTTTTTGAAAGCATTGAGTTCATATTTATTGTCTCATGCAATCAGTCTGAAGCAATTGACTTAGcagttagaaataaaaaagagaaggcaTGAGTTGAGCTTCAGACAGCCAGTTCTGAAAAATTTATCCTTGACCCAGAGTCAATATGAATTTTGTCTTTCACTTGCATCATCACCACTAATAAAGGCTCTGTATAGACTCACtggtttcatttaattctttgcAACTAGATTTCCTTCAAACCGTGGTATTCCTATTCCTTACTGTTGTCAACAGGTTTCCACAGGGGAAACAGGGTGAAGctttttaagtatttctgttAGTGATTACAGAAAGGAGAGAATCTACTCCATCTCCCAGAACAGTGtcagctctgcaggagaagctgaaataaaaagcagcaatttcttATTTACTTAGTGATATCTGGGCCAACAATATGAACAGTTCCCTGGTTATATTCAATTTGCTGatacaaaagaagagaaagcaggttACTTTCAGAGTAAAATAGCTCTTTAAAGTTGTTGTTATCACTCAAGCTCTCCATAATTCCTCAGTGAGCAGAAATTCAGTTTCCCCAGAAGTCATCCACAAACACAAACCTTAAATTTTTAAGACCCAGTATGAGCATTTATGCGTATTCCCCTTTTAAATCCTGCAGCGTCTCAACAGCAGTCCCTTATTATCATCTTTCCTTGTTTCCATAATTTTTAAGCTTATGTTACCGGTTTCACACTGAAATTTCATACAGTTTTTAATCAACTGACTCTTCTTTCATAAGTCCCTAAAATCCATCCAGTGGTTATGACATTGGTAACACCTCTGGGGTCTGAATACCACACATCTCCGTCCAGGTTCAGGCCTTATTCTTGCCTTTTCTAGGGCACTTACAGTGCCACTTTCAGACTAGCCTTTGGTTTTTCATCATCTGTTGCACCAACTATGTCTGAGAGGGTTTGAACATTCAAGTTCTTCCCTCGAGGAGTGCTATGTGACCAGGCAGCTCCCTCAAAATGAGAATACTGCCAATTTTAACACTAGGAAGAAAGTATATGAAAGGAagggtgtgctggttttggctggggtagagttaattttcttcacagtagctagtatggggctatgttttggatttgtgctggaaacagtgtggataacacagggatgttttcgttactgctgagcagtgctcacacagagtcaaggccttttctgctcctcaccccaccccaccagcaagtgggctgggggggcacaagaagctgggagggggcacggctgggacagctgaccccgactgaccaaagggatatcccataccatatggtgtcatgctcagcatagaaagctggggaagaagaaggaaggggggaacgtttggagtgatggcatttgtcttcccaagtgaccATTATGTgagatggagccctgctttcctggagatggctgaacacctgcctgcccttggaaagcagtgaatgaattccttgctttgctttgcttgcacacacggcttttgcttttcctcttaaactgtctttatctcaacccacgagttttctcacttttactcttgattctctcccccatcccaccggggggcagtgggcgagcggctgggtggtgcttagttgccacCAGGGGTTAAACCTCGACAGTCCCttttggtgcccaatgtggggctcaaagggttcgagataacatgtttgattggaatgtgctacatcaaatttatagctgttattgctgtttagctattaattggcaggattctgtgcttgccatggggcttgcttgccttactgtatgttagagttTAGTGCTTGTTACTGGCtggtttttgctttcactgcttgctgtactgctgtgctgcttatcgtctgactctgctgtgcctgggaacattgataacagcaatggcggTGCGCCTGGtctggcagatggccagggcatcgcttctattcctgtgctgctgtactggacaggctggaactccagtgtgaactcaagtcaaagggactgtgacctgtggatgagtccacgtaGGAGCAGAACACCCCAAGGCATCTGTGGCCGTGAATAAGTCCACACGGGAGCACGTACATCTCAAAGTGTCTGTGgctatgtctgtgctgcagcaggtatatacctctgaagggattgtggcccaaggataagtccacactggagatggtacacctcgaagcatctgtggctgtggataagtccatgctgcagcaggtacgCCTTGAAGCATCAGTGTCTGTGCACGAGGTCATGGTGGAGgacctcaaagcgtgtggccatggataagcccacgacagagcaggTATGGCCCTGGAgtgactgcagccatgggtaaggccatgctggagcaggtttatttctgaagggactgtggctgtgggtaaggccacactggagcaggtctatctctgaaggcattatggcccatggagaaggccacgctaGAACAGGTGCAtctcaaagcgactgtggctgtggataagtctatgctgcagcaggtatacccctggagagactctggctcatagataaggctccacttggagcacgtacacccctaagggactgcagtctgtggataagtccaagccagagcgggggcaaggggaggagttcattgcaatgttaaacccgttagtctggtccaaagggaccacGGGTGGAGATTGCactggaaatacctttaaattgttgtaacccaggatttgagttgcatgttacaggaattactatagcaggaaccacctgaaccaatggaggacaagccttacaagaagcagtgcaagtgcagcagtgacccgatctgagctggctttggtgcccaataactccatgcaacacgctacctctcctgtcctgagtgacccctataacagatggagcccaaagtcatggactacatgaactcagtggacattttgtggacattttacaggggtggtccatagactaggggaattatatctgtgtactatatcaaaggatgggaagcggggtggtggttaatgaggttGTATCGGATAGTGTGgtacctgagcatgacgtaaatggtatggaataaggggtggagaatgtgctggttttggctaggctagggttaattttcttcacagtagctagtatggcACACGGCCATATGGCAcacacggcttttgctttagctattaaactgtctttatctcaacccacgagttttcttacttttactcttccgattctctcccccatcccacccggggggagtgagcgagcggctgggtgggcttagttgctggctggggttaaaccatgacaaagagcaaaagcaatttACACACAGTGCACATGCATAGGAAAGCCTCCTTTAATCCTTAATTATCTTGGTTCTGGTGCTTTCCTAGGGTCTGTTGGTCAAACACAGTTTTGTGTTCATCTGGCACACTTGTAAAATCGCTCGAGTCAGCAAGTTCACAGGTAAAAACACTTGGGCATCTACTTGAACATGACcaattgtttccttttcaacTTGTGTTCTGCAAACAGTAGCGTTGTAAACCAAAATACATTACTATAGTAACTGCACTAGGAATGACATCAACATATAGCAGTCATAAATTACAGATTACAAATTCATCTAATCCCcttgcactgaaaaatatttccttgtcaTTCTCCTCAtcattcttctcttcttccactgctttttACCCAACTTACCCATTTGgtcttctgttttgttgcaTGACCATgagacaaaacattttccttagcATTTTCCATGAAGTAACGCATTTGGGTTTTTCTGAAGTGCCTCAGACATTCAAAGCAATATATAACTACTTAATAACAAGAATATTGatgaggaaaatgcagtttcataAGTGGTTGGAAACAGGCGCATTAAAGTTCCTGCTCTCTCACAGAAGCTAAAAAATTTGACACAACGTTAAATAGTCATATTGCATATACATGCAAACTGCAATTAAAGTTGGGATAAAACAGATGCCTtgttaaaaacatgttttctataACCCTGGATCtctatttaataataaataaataataaactgaaTATTGGTTTGATATTTAGAATAATAAATGGATACCTAATAAATAATCATAAACtaggattttgcattttttttaaccatacaTGTATTTCCTTTAAGATGTTAATGCACGGCctgaaaataacaagaaaaaacaaacaaaagtgaCATGACTgtaaaatcaaaggaaaaagcGAAGAAAAAGAACTTCCCAAATACAACAAACTCCTCACATGGACTTAATTGTCAAAATTCCCAGTGCGAACAATGGAACTGTTAGAGgtgctttttgaagaaaagtcaCAAGAGATTTTATAGCACAGATATTAAGCAGCTACATAAAGATGTCTCTCAACTCCCACTGTAAATAGAAGTGGTACACTAAGGCTAGTTGCTTGATCTACTGTGTTTTCCTTGACTTATTGTGGAGGGCTATAGCATCCTGACCGTTAGGATCACTAGGATGAAGCAGCTGCCTAAATCCGCTCCGTTTCTCCACTTTGAACACATTAGATACGTGCCTAAAAGGGAATGCAAAAAGAGCTGGGACCGTTGTGTAGAAACCACATCATGGTGAGACACAGAAGCAGCCAGAGAGTGAGCTACATGACTTGCAAGAAGCAGAGCCAAGAAGTAATTACCTGACACTTTCCAGAAAAGCATTGAGGGAAATGACTATGCCATCATGTATATTAAGTACAATTTATGTGTTccagaaaaattactttagaaattTGGAATCACTGTCATGCCTTGTCCCCTGTAAAACAAGGTAATTTTGCTGCCCCtgttgaacagaaaaagagatttaaacaACAAGGCTACAGAGAATAATGACTTTCCATGCAGACATTCAGCTATTGCAGTCCAGCACCAAGGAATGAATCATGTAAGCAGTTCTTTAAAGTCTGAGAAAGTTTTATAGGCTTGGCAGCATGCAACGATTTTTGGGAATCGGACAAGATACCCACAGCCACGCAGTTAGAAATCACATTGCTAGAGAGAAGCTGTAGGCTTCTAGCCAGCGTTAGAGTTGGCCACCGTTGTCTGTAACCTTTGCGACACGGAGAATGGCCACCTTCGGTAGAAAAGCTGCATCCGGAAATTAAAAGACGAATCCACGTAGGCCAGTCTGAGTAATGAAGAGGGAAACTGGGGTGTGATTGCTATTATCACCCTCATCCACATACCGCCCTTCATAAATAAATAGTTGGAAAAGATAAATATCTTCTGCTTCATACAATTCCTACTATGGcttctttaatttctctttcagaggGGGATTATTCTGTCCTGATCTCAGAAGTTATTCGAACAAcagtgggtttggttttggttttgttttttttttttttcagaaatgggtctatatatttgtttgcttttttccttacagttttAACACGTAAAGTCTTGCAGTTAAGAGAACTAAGCCCTAGCcgatgaaaaagaaatcaaagtaaGCAAGTCATTTTTGTGAGTGCAAAGAACACGTTAAAATTTTATCCCAAAACACTCAGAGGaaggacaaaataaattttcctttaatttgtttttaatctgaaattctACAGTTTAGATCCGCTACATACAGACATCCTCTTAACAACACGTTCAAAACTTATTCTACAAATACCATTATTGTGCAGTTCAGCTTTTCAGGTTGGGAAGAAGCTAtctagaagagaaaaagatacTTTCCAAGAATGATCAcctgaggggaagaaaaaaatcaaaatctcaTTTGGAAATcttagaaggaaaaagtaaacagCTTATCACTTGCAAGTAAGGGAAAATTTTGAAGACCCTCAAGGCAGAAGTCTAACAGGCATCTCTAACCCATCTGATTTCATGTCTTGTATCCTCCAGTGGACACGTACTCAGTCAAGGTCACCTTTCTCTTGGTTAAGGAGTATCTAGCGGCATTTACGCACATGTTCAAATAATTTCCCTTCAAAAAGGCTTCAAAATACAGTCCCTTCCTTTGGATCTCTGCATTCAATGTATGTTATGTTTTtgcaacaagggaaaaaaggagggacAGGTACCAAGTCCTTTTGCCTCCCAATatagtgcagaaaaaaaaatctgcctttatAAATACAACACAGTTGCTGGCTGGCTGGTGCCTGCTTACCCTAATGAGCTTAAAATCTTATTTGTAGTGGACATCTGTCAAGACAGAAGTGAGGCACGCAAGTCCTCTTAATCCATTAGCTCTCAATCCAGCAGAGCTTTCACACTCCTTTTTTGAATTGAAGAAGAAAACCCGAGTGGGAACGTACAATGGGACAGTGCACTTCAAGAGAAGATCCTGGGCATTAAGCACGTGAGATTTCGAGGCAAATGACAATGAAAACTGACAACAAAACTGGGATCATGATAGAAAACTCCTGAGAAAAAGGCCAGCCTGCAGTTCGGGATGAAACAGTGAGTTTGATTCTTTGTTGTATTTTCCCTAGTTCATCTggatttttaatcaaaaataaagccaaagaCTGAGAAAGGATGGGCTGCACACCCTCTCACAGTGAGATTGCTAATACTATTGCAAGAAGTAGTCTTAAGGCTTTGAATAAACCCAAAAGTATTTTGCGTATTGATCCAGGAGATAAAGGAATCCCACTGCTTGTTAAAGGTTCATCTTGCTACAGTACTGATGAATTCCACTAcctgagagaaaaggaggatAGACTATCAGAGCAGGACAAAAATGATAATTTGCAGTTATCTTGCAAGGCTCGTTCAGATCCCCAGATTTCCAGGGAAGACAAGAAAATTGAGAGGACAGCCACAGATGCTGAAATTGTTATGTCCGAACTGATTGAATCTCAAAAACATATCACTGAGGCCATACagatcagaaagcaaaggtCCTGTGAATCAGAAGCATCAGCTTTCATTTGGGATGACAAGAATGAAAGCAATGCAAAGCAAAtcccaaagaaaggaaagaagcaaaaaactCATAAGCTAGCAAAGCAAGGTCGACCTagcaaaattaaagaaaagtcCATTTTGCCCCCATGTGAGACAGATAAAAAGGTAGATTTCCCAGAACTGCTTGTTAAGGCTCATCAGAGTGCATATGCCTACTTAAATCCCAACCTCTCAAAGTATGAAACTATACTTCATATGGCCAACCAGGCTACCCAAACTCAACTCTTCCTACAGCAGATGGTAAGCTTTCTCGTGCTTTGCTTTGATGAAATCAATGAGCTCTTGGAAGAAATTGCCAACGATGGGGAAAGTCTTCTCAAAGACGTAGGTGGGAATCTGGCATGGCCAGCAGAAAAAGGTGATTTAAAGGAGCACCCTGACCTTCTGCAACAACTACTGCAGTACACGGTCAATAAAATGCAGTTACTGAGTGGGACGCTGGCCTCCCTCACCTCCAGTGCCCTGCAGGAGACATGCAGCTACCTGCAGTCTGCTGCAAGCAACttggaaggaaaactgaaagcaaagcaaagctttgaTGAGCGCCTGCTACGGACGGTAAGGCTACTTGAAGCCTCAACAGTGGGATCTTCTCAGTCCCACGGTGATGACAGGACTCTCTGTTCTGAGGACAGTGGCATTGGAGTGGACAATGAATCCCTCAAAGAGTTCAGTGCCCTCAGCCAGCACGGAGGACAAGCAAGCTGTGATTCCTGTGAGCGCGGACATCTGTCCCAAAAGCATGCCAGAACAGTGGAGCACGTGCGTGATGGGACAACGTCACTGGGCACAGCCGCATCCCATGACTGCACACttgaaaggcattttaaagatatattttattcGTCCATGCAGAGTAGGGAAGTGACTTCTTGTCAGGGTGGAGTACCAGAAGGTATTTCTACCATGCCCCAATATGCAAGCTTGAGCAAAAGCCATTCCTATAACTCCTTCCAGTCTGACTCTACTCAGGAAGGtgaacatttcaaaatctgtgAATCAACAGATTTTCCttctgatgatgatgatgatgacgacGACGGAGGGAGCACCCTGGGGGAGGATGATGACAACACAAGTTTATCAGATATGGGGAAGGATGTCCTGCCAAGGAGGCCCCTGTCTTCGCCTGCAGTCACTGATAACACACACAGGCAGTCCATCAAGAGGACGGAGAAtgcagagacagaggaaattattcTGAAGATGAAAGATGCCATCAGTGAAAAAATCAAGTTCGTCCCAGCTAAATCCAAGCGTAAAGAATGGGTAGAGGATGAGAACGGAAGAGCAGTCCTAACAACAAGGCCCAGTACAGCAACGGGCAGCCAGAAAGCATTTGGGAGACAACGACGGTCCAGGTCAGAGGAGTCCCTCAGAAGCCAGGCAGAGGACCCGACCCTCCTAGAGCTTCAGAGAACTCAAAAAGAGCTCAGCAAGAGGCTGGAAATGTTTTATGGGAAGAAGGATACAGATAACAACCCAGAGCCTTGGAAATCAAGAACAGCACCTTATTTACGGGATGAGCAAGTTACAGCTAGGTCCTCTAGCAAGCTGAAGGCATGCCTCTCAAAAAATTTCAGCATCCTGCCTAACCAGGATAAAGTCCCTTTGTTCGTGGTTGATCAAAATCCTGCCAATCAGCTGGATGAAGAAAGAGACAGGAAGCCTTTAAGAGCTACTGTGCCCACCCAGGAGACATCAGGAGGCAAAGAAAAGGAGCCTCCTGGAACACAAATGCTCAGTGGCCGCAGCTGTGCCCCCCGACAGTCTGTCAAAAAGCTTATTGAAACATTCAGTCCTACTGACGATCTTGCGAAAGCTGCACCTTTAAGATCTTTAGGACCAATAAAGTGCATCAGAAAATTTGGACTTCCAGTCATTCCACCCACCATTCCCTTTCAGAGAGGCCTGGCACCTTTAAATCTTAAGCATCGTATTTCACCAGTAGAAGACACAAACCCTTCAAACACCAATGGAGTTTCTTCTAGTTTTCCAAATGCCTTTCCTCCTGCACCAGCTGCAGAATTAAGCAAGAAGGACACAAAGGAAGAGACTGATGAAGACATTGAGAacctgccaccaccaccacctgaaATGTTAATGGACACTTCTTTTGACTTATCTGAGCCTGAAGAAACTGCAAGAATAGAAGGAAACTCTTCAGAAGACGCCAGAAAGCCCgccaaaacaaaatttcatgCTACTAAGAGAGCACAAGTTTCCCCAAAAATGAAAGCCTCCCTTCAGTCCATTGACTTATTGCCAAGTAAAAACATCAGCGGCCCCAGTGCAATCACTAATAAAGGTCTAAGGAATACCGGAGCAGGGGACGAGAAACTGCAGAGGTACTCTCTGGAGCTGAACCCTACCAACATGCACATCCCTAGTCAGGAGGAGATACTGGCAACCCAGAGAAAAGAGGCTGCGGATTTGTACAAGCAAACTCATAAAATTATTCCTCTTCAAAATCCCAGTGGGGTTTCAAAACCACACAGCAACAGCTCAGAGAGCAAAGAGCCCAATTCACCTGCGACTTCAGTGCAATACCAGAAGCATGGTTCTCCCGATTTGCTCAGGAGAAACGAAAAAGGCTCAACATTTGCCAGGAGGGTATCCCCAACAAGaactcctccttcttctccaccAACGGAGAAACGGCTTTTCAGCCCTCCAACACACCACAGACACTCTCTGCAGGCTTTTAGCAACCCGCAACCGAGCTCACCCACCATGCAGAGGAAACCCAGTCCCCCCACAAGTCCCAGGGTGCCCAGCCCACCCTCGCAGAAAAAGCTGCCCTCTCCACCACCCCAGCGAAAACCACCCAGCCCTCCTGCGGGGCACAAGCAAAGCTCGCCAACGCCGTACCAGCTGCAGGGCTCCCCAGCCTACCGCCGAGATGCAAGCCCCCCTCTGTTCCACACCACTCCCTCTCCACCAACCTCCCCATCCCGCTCCTACAAGGGGCCGAGAGCTGGGCTGGATGCTGCAGACGAGCTCCAGCTCTCCAACTCCAAGAGGGGCAGCAACATCCATTCAATATTTTGCCCAGCCACTTCTTCCTTATTCGAAGCCAGACCTCCACTGGTACCCACCAAACCCTCTGCGGAGGCGACCAGCCAGCCTGAAGCTTCACTGCTTTCCCAAAAGAGCAGCCTGCTTTTTCGGCAGCCTGGAGACCGGACCAGAAAGCTGTCCCTGAGCGCTGCCAATCCTCAGCCGTTCGTGAGGAGAAGTTTTTCTGACCGCCGACCAGGGGTCCAGTTTCGTCTTCCAGCTCCTGTAGCAGCCAGCAGTGAACCCGCGCTTAACCAAGCAAGGTAAGAAACTTTCCTCTTTGGGCTAAGGAAGCAGAAGTACAGCACTGCGTTggctttctaaactcctgatgggAATTTAATGGCGTTAAGAGATTTCCCAGAAGAGCACCCTGTTCATGTGCAGAACAGATGGCTGGGCAAAGATAACATTgtagttggactagatgatcattgtaggtcccttccaactgaaatattctattctattctattgtCTTGCCCCAGATTTCAGTAGATTACCAGTCTGAATAAAGGGAAGAGTTACATTTCTGTGGCTTGCTCAAGCCTTACACTTACACATCTGCTGTGACAGGCACCCCAGGGAAAATTCAGTGTTGGTTTCATGGCACAGAACTCCCCTTATTTGCATGGGGGCTAAGGACATCcatatttaattcttaaaagCTCTGAAGTAACCCTCAGGTTATAAACATCTTCAAATAACCATAAGAAGGTAGGCTTGGACTAGGAGGAAAGGTATCGTTCCTAGCATCAGCCTTTAAGTCAGTAAACTGTTCAGCTGAAATCTGTAGTAAAATGTTTCAAATCAGCTGGCAAGAATGACGGACAGATAACGTGTAGGCAAGGATCTGTATGGATGTAATTATAGCTTGAAATCTTGAGCTTCTCATGTAGGCTTTCAGATCTAGGTGCTGATTTCAAGTCTGATGGGTCCACAGCCCAGTTTTCAAAGTAGAAAAATGTCCCATGGCTACTGGAGAATCATTGCTCTGAAAAAGTAGGTTTAAAGAAATTGAAGCATCAACACGCGCCAGTTCCATGTTTGCAACCATTGAtggccattttttaaaaatttgggcttagatttaaattttctctaccacttaaaaaaaaaaaaaaatcacaaaaccagCCAGGAAACAGAAATGGGTATTTGGGAATACTCAAAGATCAGCGTAACAGCCTGGAAGTACAAAGTGTTGTTATTCTCGTTTCTTAGCATCTCAGGATGTTTAAGTCCATTAAGCTCTAAGCTACACAAGAGGATTAAGACCCTTCTCAGGTAACCTTCCCTCATGTGAGGAGTATTTTTACTCTTGCCACAGAACAGCTGAAATCACATGAATCATCCCCATGAGTAGGGATTGCAAGACCAACCCTACCAGGAGATAAAATTGCACTTGTAAGTGCACGAGCACTCAGTGCATTGCGAGTACAGCGACAGTCGTGGATACTGAAGTCAGGTGTCCCAGGCATTCCCTCCCCAAAGACAGAATAAGGACCGAGTTTCCCACACTGGCAGTAGAGGAGCGTGCTgaacaaaacatgcaaaaacaCCGGGAAATGCAAACCGTTTTGCATTCCCAGTTCTAATATTGCATTATATTCTGAGATTTGAAGATTTCCTAAAAGTCCTGTGCATTGTTGCtgggtttttggttgttgttaTGTACTGTGTGAAGTCAGCTTTGTCTACTCCAGTGCCTGctagcagaaataaatgttttcaagagAGGCTTT comes from Ciconia boyciana chromosome 3, ASM3463844v1, whole genome shotgun sequence and encodes:
- the PCARE gene encoding photoreceptor cilium actin regulator, which produces MGCTPSHSEIANTIARSSLKALNKPKSILRIDPGDKGIPLLVKGSSCYSTDEFHYLREKEDRLSEQDKNDNLQLSCKARSDPQISREDKKIERTATDAEIVMSELIESQKHITEAIQIRKQRSCESEASAFIWDDKNESNAKQIPKKGKKQKTHKLAKQGRPSKIKEKSILPPCETDKKVDFPELLVKAHQSAYAYLNPNLSKYETILHMANQATQTQLFLQQMVSFLVLCFDEINELLEEIANDGESLLKDVGGNLAWPAEKGDLKEHPDLLQQLLQYTVNKMQLLSGTLASLTSSALQETCSYLQSAASNLEGKLKAKQSFDERLLRTVRLLEASTVGSSQSHGDDRTLCSEDSGIGVDNESLKEFSALSQHGGQASCDSCERGHLSQKHARTVEHVRDGTTSLGTAASHDCTLERHFKDIFYSSMQSREVTSCQGGVPEGISTMPQYASLSKSHSYNSFQSDSTQEGEHFKICESTDFPSDDDDDDDDGGSTLGEDDDNTSLSDMGKDVLPRRPLSSPAVTDNTHRQSIKRTENAETEEIILKMKDAISEKIKFVPAKSKRKEWVEDENGRAVLTTRPSTATGSQKAFGRQRRSRSEESLRSQAEDPTLLELQRTQKELSKRLEMFYGKKDTDNNPEPWKSRTAPYLRDEQVTARSSSKLKACLSKNFSILPNQDKVPLFVVDQNPANQLDEERDRKPLRATVPTQETSGGKEKEPPGTQMLSGRSCAPRQSVKKLIETFSPTDDLAKAAPLRSLGPIKCIRKFGLPVIPPTIPFQRGLAPLNLKHRISPVEDTNPSNTNGVSSSFPNAFPPAPAAELSKKDTKEETDEDIENLPPPPPEMLMDTSFDLSEPEETARIEGNSSEDARKPAKTKFHATKRAQVSPKMKASLQSIDLLPSKNISGPSAITNKGLRNTGAGDEKLQRYSLELNPTNMHIPSQEEILATQRKEAADLYKQTHKIIPLQNPSGVSKPHSNSSESKEPNSPATSVQYQKHGSPDLLRRNEKGSTFARRVSPTRTPPSSPPTEKRLFSPPTHHRHSLQAFSNPQPSSPTMQRKPSPPTSPRVPSPPSQKKLPSPPPQRKPPSPPAGHKQSSPTPYQLQGSPAYRRDASPPLFHTTPSPPTSPSRSYKGPRAGLDAADELQLSNSKRGSNIHSIFCPATSSLFEARPPLVPTKPSAEATSQPEASLLSQKSSLLFRQPGDRTRKLSLSAANPQPFVRRSFSDRRPGVQFRLPAPVAASSEPALNQASLEESPRKAGDSRNSPCVPEIRESNRSASHPELYVVGQGLQRD